The genomic window CGCTTTAGCAATAGCAGAAGCAACTTCCTTAGATTTTCCCAAACCGAAACCGATAGTTCCCGCTTCGTCTCCTACAACTACGATTGCAGAAAATCCGAAAGCTCTACCTCCTTTGGTTACTTTTGTTACTCTGTTAACAGCTACGAGACGATCTTTAAGTTCTAATCCTCCCGGTTTTACTCTTTCTATATTATCTAGTCCTAACATATTTTCCGAAATTTAATGATTAGAATTTAAGTCCGCCTTCTCTCGCACCGTCAGCAAGAGCTTTTACTCTTCCGTGATATACGAATCCGTTTCTATCAAATACAATATTTTCGATTCCTGCAGCGATGGCTTTGGCAGCGATAGCCTTACCTACGGCAGCAGAAACTTCAGTCTTTGTTCCGTTAGCTTCAACGCCTTTCTCTCTGGAAGAAGCAGAAGCCAAAGTTTTTCCACTGTTATCGTCGATTAACTGAGCGTAAATTTCCTTATTACTTTTGTATACAGATAATCTTGGCAATTCAGAAGATCCAGAGATTTTTCCTCTTACTCTTCTTTTGATTCTTATTCTTTTTTCTACTTTACTTAATGCCATAATACTTATAATTTATTAAGCAGATTTACCAGCTTTACGTCTAACAATTTCTCCTACGAATCTTACCCCTTTTCCTTTGTATGGTTCAGGCTTTCTGAAAGAACGGATCTTTGCAGCTACCATCCCTAGAAGTTGGTTGTCGTGAGACGTTAAAGTAATAATTGGGTTTTTACCTTTTTCAGTCAATGTATCTACTTTTACTTCACTTGGAAGTTCCAATACGATACCGTGAGAGAATCCTAAAGCCAACTCAAGTTTTTGACCTGCGTGTGAAGCTCTGTATCCTACCCCTACTAATTCCAGTTTCTTTTCGAAACCTTGGTTTACACCAACAATCATATTGTTGATCAGCGCTCTGTATAAACCGTGAAGCGCTTTGTGTTGTTTAGCATCAGATGGTCTGTTTACGTTCAGTTCTCCATCCTTCTGTTCTATAGTAATTCCTGCTGTAAGCTCCTGAGAAAGTTCTCCTTTTGGACCTTTTACCGTTACTACACCGTTGTTTTCAGTGATGGTAACTCCTGCTGGAACTGTTATAATTGCTTTACCAATTCTTGACATTTTCCTGTGATTAAAAATTAATAAACATAGCAGATTACTTCACCGCCTACTTTTTCTTCTCTAGCTTTCTTGTCAGTCATTACTCCTTTAGAAGTAGAGATGATAGAAATACCCAAACCGTTTAGTACTCTTGGAAGTTCTGCTGAACCTTTGTACTGTCTCAAACCTGGTCTAGAAGCTCTTTGGATAGACTTGATAGCTGGTTTGTTGGTTTGCTTGTCGTACTTTAAAGCGATTTTGATCACACCCTGAACAGCGTTATCCTCAAACTTGTAGTTTAAGATATACCCCTGATCGAATAAGATCTTAGTAATCTCCTTTTTGATTTTCGATGCAGGAATTTCCACCACTTTGTGGCCTGCGCTTTGTGCGTTCCTTACTCTTGTTAGGAAATCTGAAATTGGATCTGTTACCATTTTTCTTTTATAAATTATTGGTTAAAGAACAATCAGTATTGCTAAGACTTAAAGAGTAAAATATCAGACCTCAGAAATTTCGGTCTGATATTTTTATCTTTAGTTTCCGAACAACTTAATTGTCCCGATTTTTTTAGTAATAAATTACCAGCTGGCTTTTTTAACTCCCGGGATAAGACCGTTGTTTGCCATTTCTCTGAAAGTTACTCTGGAAATTCCGAACGTTCTCATGTATCCTCTTGGTCTTCCTGTTAATTTACATCTGTTGTGTAATCTTACAGGAGAAGCATTTTTTGGTAATTTCTGAAGTCCTTCATAATCACCAGCTTCTTTTAAAGCTTTTCTTTTATCAGCGTATTTAGCAACTAACGCTTCTCTTTTGCGCTCACGCGCTTTCATTGATTCTTTAGCCATTTCTTAGTTCTTTTTGAATGGTAAACCGAAGTGAGTTAATAATGCTTTAGCTTCTTTATCTGTTTTCGCAGTAGTAACGAAAGTGATGTCCATCCCCTGGATTTTTTTCACTTTGTCGATTACGATCTCAGGGAAGATGATCTGCTCGGTGATCCCTAAGTTGTAGTTACCTCTACCGTCGAAACCGTCTGCCTTGATTCCAGAGAAATCTCTGATACGTGGCAATGCAGAAGAAGTTAATCTGTCTAGGAACTCATACATTTTGTGAGCTCTTAGAGTAACTTTAGCACCTACAGGCATTCCTTTTCTTAGTTTGAAAGCAGCCTCATCTTTCTTAGAGATTGTACCAACAGCCTTCTGACCAGTGATGTTCGTTAGTTCTTCAACAGCATAATCGATGATTTTCTTATCTGCAGTAGCATCTCCTAAACCTTGAGACAATACGATTTTCTCTAATCTAGGTACCTGCATTACAGATTTGTATCCGAATTCTTCCATCATTGCAGGAACAATCGTTTCTTGATATGCTTTTTTGGGTCTTGCTATATATTCCATGTGTTCTTAAAAATTATAAAGTTTCACCCGTTTTTTTGTTGATTCTTACTTTCTTATCTCCTTCGATTTTGTAACCTACTTTGATCGCTTTTCCGTCTTTACCAACTAAAGCAACGTTTGAGATATGAATAGAAGCTTCTTTTTCAGTAATTCCACCTTGAGGGTTGGAAGCTGAAGGCTTAACGTGTTTTTTAACGATGTTAAGTCCTGCAACAACTACTCTAGGGTCTTTTCCTTCTTTTTTGATCACTTCAATAACTTCACCGGTACCACCTTTAAGACCTTTCTTACCTGTAGTTACGATTACGTTATCTCCTCTTTTTATTTTTAACTTTGACATTTTTTTACAATTTTAAATATTAAAGTACTTCAGGAGCTAATGAAATGATTTTCATATATTCTTTGTCTCTCAACTCACGAGCAACCGGTCCGAAAACACGGGTTCCTCTCATTTCTCCCGCTGCGTTTAGCAATACACAAGCATTGTCTTCGAATTTGATGTATGAACCATCTTTTCTTCTAACCGCTTTTTTAGTTCTTACTACGACAGCTTTAGATACCTGACCTTTCTTAGCGTTTCCTGATGGTGTAGAATCTTTGATAGTAACAACGATTTTATCACCAACTGAAGCATATCTTCTTCTGGTTCCTCCCAGAACTCTGATAACCAATACTTCTTTAGCACCTGTGTTATCAGCAACTTTTAATCTTGATTCTGTTTGTAACATTATTACTTAGCTTTTTCAATGATTCTTACTAATCTCCATCTCTTGCTCTTGCTCATCGGTCTAGTTTCCTGGATCAGAACTGTATCTCCCTCTGTGCATTCGTTGTTCTCGTCGTGTGCAGTATATTTTTTCGTTTTCAAAACGAATTTACCGTACATCGGGTGCTTTACTCTTGTAGTTTCACTAACAACAATAGTTTTTTCCATTTTATTGCTGGAAACCACTCCGATTCTTTCTTTTCTTAAATTTCTATCCATTGTAAAATGAAATTATTGTTTGTTAGTTAACTCAGTGTTTAGTCTAGCGATTGTTTTTCTCAAATCTCTGATTTGGATCGGGTTTTCAATTGGGCTGATTGCATGAGCCAATTTCAATTTAGAATATTGAGCTTTTGCTTCAGTTAATTGAGTTTGAATATCACCCGCGCTTAAATTTTTAATATCAGCTTTTTTCATTGTATTCAAAGATTAAAGAGGTTTAACAAAATCGTTAGCAACGATGAATTTGGTAACTACCGGTAATTTTTGTGCAGCAAGCCTAAGAGCTTCTTTGGCTACATCGTAAGGAACACCTCCGATTTCAAACATAATTTTACCAGGCTTTACTACAGCTACCCAATATTCCACGGCACCTTTACCTTTACCCATCCTTACTTCGGCTGGTTTCTTTGTAATCGGCTTATCCGGGAAGATTTTGATCCATAGTTGACCTTCTCTCTTCATATATCTTGTCGCAGCGATACGAGCAGCTTCAATTTGTCTTGCAGTGATCCAAGCACCTTCTGTCGCCTTAATCCCGAAAGTTCCATAAGCAAGTTGACTACCTCTCTGGGCATTCCCCTTCATTTTCATCTTATGAACTCTACGGAATTTGGTTCTTTTTGGTTGTAACATAATTTCTAAATTTTAGATTTTAGATTTTAGATTTTAGATTTTTTTTATTTTAAAAAAGTAACGGTAATTTAAAATTCAAAATGGTCTAATCTAAAATTTTTAATTATTATTGTTATTATTGTTATTGTTCTTTCTAGGTCTTCTGTTGTCTCTGTCTCCTCCTCTGTTATCTCTTCTGTCAGACTGACCACCTTTTTTCTGTTGTCCCACTAGTGGAGAAAGTTCTCTTTTACCGTAAACTTCTCCTTTCATGATCCAAACTTTAACCCCTAGTTTTCCGTACTGAGTCAATGCTTCACCGATATGGTAATCGATATCTGCTCTGAAAGTAGACAATGGAATTCTTCCTTCTTTGAAAGATTCTGATCTTGCCATTTCAGCTCCGTTCAATCTACCAGAGATCTGAACTTTGATACCTTCTGCACCCATTCTCATGGTACCTGCCATCGCCATTTTAACAGCTCTTCTGTAAGAGATTCTGTTTTCAATTTGCTTAGCAATGCTATCTGCAACCAATACGGCGTCAAGCTCAGGTCTTTTGATTTCGAAGATGTTGATCTGAATATCCTTTTTAGTCAATTTTTTCAACTCTTCTTTCAGTTTATCAACTTCCTGACCTCCTTTACCGATAATAAGTCCCGGTCTAGCAGTAGTGATTGTAACTGTAACTAATTTTAATGTTCTTTCAATATAAATTCTTGAAATTCCACCTTTAGATAATCTAGCTTCAAGGTATCTTCTGATTTTGTAGTCTTCCGCGATTCTGTCTCCATAATCGTTTCCGCCAAACCAGTTAGAATCCCATCCTCTGATGATACCTAATCTATTACCAATTGGATTTGTCTTCTGTCCCATACCTTGATTAATTTTCTTTTGTACCTAAGATTAGCGTAATGTGGTTCGATCTTTTTCTGATTCTGTACCCTCTTCCTTGTGGAGCTGGTCTCAGTCTCTTCAATTGTCTTGCACTGTCTACAAAAATTTCTTTAACGATAAGGTTGGCTTCTTCGATATCCGCCCCTTCGTTTTTAGACTGCCAGTTTGCCATTGCAGAAAGAAGAACTTTCTCCAACTTGTTCGAAGCGTCTTTTTTAGAATATTTTAGA from Chryseobacterium sp. SORGH_AS_0447 includes these protein-coding regions:
- the rplR gene encoding 50S ribosomal protein L18 codes for the protein MALSKVEKRIRIKRRVRGKISGSSELPRLSVYKSNKEIYAQLIDDNSGKTLASASSREKGVEANGTKTEVSAAVGKAIAAKAIAAGIENIVFDRNGFVYHGRVKALADGAREGGLKF
- the rplF gene encoding 50S ribosomal protein L6, translated to MSRIGKAIITVPAGVTITENNGVVTVKGPKGELSQELTAGITIEQKDGELNVNRPSDAKQHKALHGLYRALINNMIVGVNQGFEKKLELVGVGYRASHAGQKLELALGFSHGIVLELPSEVKVDTLTEKGKNPIITLTSHDNQLLGMVAAKIRSFRKPEPYKGKGVRFVGEIVRRKAGKSA
- the rpsH gene encoding 30S ribosomal protein S8, whose amino-acid sequence is MVTDPISDFLTRVRNAQSAGHKVVEIPASKIKKEITKILFDQGYILNYKFEDNAVQGVIKIALKYDKQTNKPAIKSIQRASRPGLRQYKGSAELPRVLNGLGISIISTSKGVMTDKKAREEKVGGEVICYVY
- the rpsN gene encoding 30S ribosomal protein S14; this encodes MAKESMKARERKREALVAKYADKRKALKEAGDYEGLQKLPKNASPVRLHNRCKLTGRPRGYMRTFGISRVTFREMANNGLIPGVKKASW
- the rplE gene encoding 50S ribosomal protein L5, with protein sequence MEYIARPKKAYQETIVPAMMEEFGYKSVMQVPRLEKIVLSQGLGDATADKKIIDYAVEELTNITGQKAVGTISKKDEAAFKLRKGMPVGAKVTLRAHKMYEFLDRLTSSALPRIRDFSGIKADGFDGRGNYNLGITEQIIFPEIVIDKVKKIQGMDITFVTTAKTDKEAKALLTHFGLPFKKN
- the rplX gene encoding 50S ribosomal protein L24; this translates as MSKLKIKRGDNVIVTTGKKGLKGGTGEVIEVIKKEGKDPRVVVAGLNIVKKHVKPSASNPQGGITEKEASIHISNVALVGKDGKAIKVGYKIEGDKKVRINKKTGETL
- the rplN gene encoding 50S ribosomal protein L14; protein product: MLQTESRLKVADNTGAKEVLVIRVLGGTRRRYASVGDKIVVTIKDSTPSGNAKKGQVSKAVVVRTKKAVRRKDGSYIKFEDNACVLLNAAGEMRGTRVFGPVARELRDKEYMKIISLAPEVL
- the rpsQ gene encoding 30S ribosomal protein S17, giving the protein MDRNLRKERIGVVSSNKMEKTIVVSETTRVKHPMYGKFVLKTKKYTAHDENNECTEGDTVLIQETRPMSKSKRWRLVRIIEKAK
- the rpmC gene encoding 50S ribosomal protein L29, translated to MKKADIKNLSAGDIQTQLTEAKAQYSKLKLAHAISPIENPIQIRDLRKTIARLNTELTNKQ
- the rplP gene encoding 50S ribosomal protein L16: MLQPKRTKFRRVHKMKMKGNAQRGSQLAYGTFGIKATEGAWITARQIEAARIAATRYMKREGQLWIKIFPDKPITKKPAEVRMGKGKGAVEYWVAVVKPGKIMFEIGGVPYDVAKEALRLAAQKLPVVTKFIVANDFVKPL
- the rpsC gene encoding 30S ribosomal protein S3, which produces MGQKTNPIGNRLGIIRGWDSNWFGGNDYGDRIAEDYKIRRYLEARLSKGGISRIYIERTLKLVTVTITTARPGLIIGKGGQEVDKLKEELKKLTKKDIQINIFEIKRPELDAVLVADSIAKQIENRISYRRAVKMAMAGTMRMGAEGIKVQISGRLNGAEMARSESFKEGRIPLSTFRADIDYHIGEALTQYGKLGVKVWIMKGEVYGKRELSPLVGQQKKGGQSDRRDNRGGDRDNRRPRKNNNNNNNNN
- the rplV gene encoding 50S ribosomal protein L22; amino-acid sequence: MGSRKRESALARKLTNQDVVKALHNDCPSSPRKMRLVADIIRGVEVDKALYILKYSKKDASNKLEKVLLSAMANWQSKNEGADIEEANLIVKEIFVDSARQLKRLRPAPQGRGYRIRKRSNHITLILGTKEN